TGCCTGGAAACTCATCGCCTCACTCCCAAGGGGTCTGCTTGCGTCCGCGCAGGACGATGTCGAAACGGTAGCCCAGCGCGAACTCGTTGGCGGTGGTCTCCCAGTCGAACGCGGAGACCATGCGCTCGCGCGCCTTGGGGTCCTCCACGCAGTTGAAGATCGGGTCGAACGCCAGCAGCGGGTCGCCAGGGAAATACATCTGCGTGACCAGGCGCTGGCCGATGCCGTCGCCGTGCAGCGAGAAATGGATGTGCGCCGGGCGCCAGGCGTTGTAGTGGTTGCGCCACGGATAGGCGCCGGGCTTGATGGTGGTGAAGCGGTAGCGGCCGTGCTCGTCGGTCAGCACCTGGCCGGTGCCGGTGAAGTTGGGATCCAGCGGCGCGTCGTGCTGGTCGCCGGCATGCAGGTAGCGGCCGGCGGCGTTGCACTGCCACACCTCGACCACGCTGTTGCGTACCGGCTTGCCGTTCTCGTCGAGCAGGCGCCCGCTGACGATGATGCGCTCACCCAGCGGCGCGCCGGGGAAGCCGGCGGTGAGATCGGCGGCGTGTTCGCCGAGGGTGGTGCGGTCCAGGGTCGGGCCGGTGGCTTCGGACAACGTCAGCGGGATCGCGATCGGATCGCGGGTCGGGCCGCGCGCGCCGGTGGAGGCGTAGGGCGGGTGCAGGTAGGCCGGCTGCGTCCCGGGGTACGGGCGCCGATAGCCGAGCAGGGGATCGATGGGGGTGTCGTCGCGCATCGTGCGGTCTCGCTGGCTCCGCGCGGAGCCGGTTGGCTGGAAGAATGATGCAGGCGTATGCGGCGCAGCGTCGATGGGGCGAGCGGCTACAGCCGCTCGATCGCCAGCGCCACGCCCTGGCCGACGCCGATGCACATGGTCGCCAGCCCGCGGCGACCACCGCTGGCCTCGAG
This genomic stretch from Xanthomonas sacchari harbors:
- the pcaH gene encoding protocatechuate 3,4-dioxygenase subunit beta, encoding MRDDTPIDPLLGYRRPYPGTQPAYLHPPYASTGARGPTRDPIAIPLTLSEATGPTLDRTTLGEHAADLTAGFPGAPLGERIIVSGRLLDENGKPVRNSVVEVWQCNAAGRYLHAGDQHDAPLDPNFTGTGQVLTDEHGRYRFTTIKPGAYPWRNHYNAWRPAHIHFSLHGDGIGQRLVTQMYFPGDPLLAFDPIFNCVEDPKARERMVSAFDWETTANEFALGYRFDIVLRGRKQTPWE